The window AGATGCTGCAAATCTCAGTGAATCTTTAGTAAGTAGGAGGATAGATGGTCATTTTTCTAGGTTCCAGTGTAGTCTCTGGCATGCTGGTTAAAAAGCCAAGAAGATTGGTATTAGGGGAAAGTTAAAGGGGAAATAGAATTCTAAAAGCTCGGGGTAAAGGTGTATTTCATTTAGTTGTCTCACCCTAATTATAAGATAATTAATATTTGCTTTGAATTCTTGAAATTTATTTCATACTAATTTGtatgaattttaaatgaatttcaataTATTCAAGATGAATGTCAAATAAAATTGTATTGGAAATTCTGCAGTGTTGTCCTTTGTCAGGAAATAAACACTGTTATGTTTATGTAATAATGACTGTCCTATATTCAAAGCCTTGGATCAACTCAAGGAAAATGGAAGTGATTATGGGAATAAATTTCATTGTCCTATATCATCTTTGAAGGCATATTGACCCTTTAAAAAGATGAAACTTTGCCACTATATAGACTTAAAATTACATCATGAGAAAATTATTGTACAGTGCAGTTTGCTTTTGAGGACATCCTGTCAAATAAGTAGTAAGTTGTAGTAGCAGTATGCAAATGAAGAATTGGCTACACAAGATGAAATAGTATGAATACCCTGTAGGTTTTGGACAAAGTACAAGTACTAACCAGATGGGAATGTCTTCCACAGCGTGCCCAGGCAGCACTTCAAGCTGTAAACTCTGTTCAGTCAGGAAATTTGGCCCTCTCTGCCTCTGCTGCAGCAGCTGATGCAGGAATGGCAGTGGCTGGCCAGAGTCCAGTTTTGAGGATCATCGTAGAAAATCTCTTCTACCCAGTCACTTTGGATGTACTTCACCAGGTGAGATGAACTATGTGCAACAAGCAAATTGGAGATAActaaagatcatagattttgttTGTGACTAGAGCTCATCCTCTTCATAATCCCTCATAGAGaagatttttgtcattttttgaggGTGAGGCTGCATCATGGAACCATACAGCCTATATATCCCTTCTAAGAATGTTTATAAATGAGTAAAGGAATTTGTTACAGTTAACATTTTCAGGTTTTCAAGTTTGGACCCCCTGGAGATCTAAAGGGAACTGTGTAGAGAAAGTTGGATTATAGATTTTTGCCCAGAGCATTTATTGATGATCCAGAACATTCATTCTGCTATTTAacctaatttccttccttatttcttttatattaagtTTGACTGCAAGTCAATTGGTCATGTATATAGGTATTTCAGCAAATGGTGAGTTTTGAACTATTGGAGAAATTTGTTCACTTTCTTTACAGATTTTCTCTAAGTTTGGCACAGTGTTGAAAATAATAACCTTTACCAAGAACAACCAGTTCCAGGCTCTGTTACAATATTCTGACCCAGTGAGTGCCCAGCATGCTAAGTTGGTGAGTATATCCACTGTTAGTTTGTAgtgcttccttccctctttctttgaaatGGTTTGAACTTGTGATAGGGACTCTTCtgcttattctttctctttgggTTCTTTTTCTAGTCTCTTGATGGGCAGAATATCTACAATGCCTGCTGTACATTGCGCATTGACTTCTCTAAACTCACCAGCCTCAATGTGAAATACAACAACGATAAAAGCAGAGACTATACACGCCCAGATCTTCCCTCTGGTGATAGCCAGCCTTCTCTTGACCAGACTATGGCAGCAGCCTTTGGTAAGGATTCTTCCCCATTTTACCAGCTTCTTGATCTAGCCTGGTGGCCACTTTCTGTTCTGAAATGCCAACCTGCTGATTTTTATGTGCTTAAATATGTGAGACAATTTGCTCATTTGTGTCACTGGCTAAAAAGTTCCCTGCTGCACAGCTGAAAGGAATGTTTAATACATACAACAGTAAGCCCTGTGAAGCACTTAAAGCAGAAAAACAACACGCTTCCACTGTCACATTTCCGTTTGGGTCCAAAGATGAAAGATACCTTTAGTCCAGGCAAAGACAGTTTTTGTGCTTTTATGACATCCTGACTTTTTTTGACATTTAACTTAGGAATTAGTGGGGGAAAGAATACTTTTTACACAAAGCAGAGAATTAAAACACCCTAGATGTCTATATCCTATAAATATGACTAGTGATTTTTAAATGCCTTCTCATTTGAGGATACCATAAAACCCCCTTCTAATTAGCTTGTATCCAGTACCCTCAAGAATTTTAAGGATCTTTTTGACTCACTGGTTATTTAAACACATTACACTGGGGGGAAAGCGTATGGAGAACATAAAAAAACGTGCTTTTAAATTCTGAGCCTCTCCCTTTAAAGCAAAGCATGGTGTATATTCAATACAATCTCTTGTTGTTTGGGATTCATTCTGACATTTTCTCCTGGAGGTTTGTGGGTGCGATGATTAGTATTTCGTTTATTTCTAGGTGCACCTGGTATAATCTCTGCCTCTCCATACGCAGGAGCTGGTTTCCCTCCCACCTTTGCAATTCCTCAAGCTGCAGGTATTCATGAATTTTGTGATCCTCACCCGTAGTTTGATTATGCATGCCCATTTCActgtaaaagcaaaataaaaaacaaaaaaatcccccccacacacatacataccaccAGCACCACTAccaaaacactaaaaaaaaaaacccccaaaaacaaaaaaaacccaaaacaaaaccatGCCCACgacagattcttttaaaaaaccgATTTAGAATTTTCCTGATTAAACAGTCCTGAGTGCACAGGTAACTGAGGGAAAGCCAACTTCCTGGGAGGCCTTGTGTAGCAGTACCAGGTTAATTGAAGTTATAGGAATGAAGgttaactttattttattgacatttattgattattttaatgaCAGTGAGTCAGTAAAAAGATGTTATGTCTGCAGTCTCATGTTGGCGAGAGCTCCCTTTGCGTATCGCCAGATAACTTGATAGTTTCTGTGGTTCTGGTTCCCTTTCAAGCTTCCAGGGGAGATGGCCTGAACTGAATGGTTGAAGTTTATTCATAGTAAATTGAATAAATGGCCTGGTAAGCAAACGGCATACATGAGATTAAGAAGCATGATGACAATGGGCACACCTAAAGACAATTTCATTCAAGTAGTCTGTTTCCGTGTGGCAATTCCTTACGCTTTCTCCCATTCGTCTTTGGAAATCATTCTGGTGCCCTTTGGGTGGTTTATCCATGCTGTTGCCCATAAGAGTGGAAGATTGTTTTACTTACATGACAACAGTGGACCAAGACTAATTGACTCATTTGGCCCCTAGAAGGCCAGTTGCATAATCTGTGTTAATGTACTTGATTATATGCATGGAAGAATGGCGTATTCCGCATGCAGTTGGTCAGTATGATTTACAGACacgcttttttttttcctccttctgtttTGCACTCATGGACCCAAAGCTTTGTGCTATGTTTGATCGCATGTAGAAATTAAGAGTTCTGAAACTAGAAAGGTTGTGTCTAAAATAGTAAGCATCATTAAGTGTTTTGAAAAGTAATGGATAGTTTTTTATAGGAATGCAGGCTCTTAACCAATATCATTTGCATGGCACAGGGAAGACTTAAAATTTCTTCCCTCAGCTGCAGCCAGGGAACGATAGATTATATTCTGCTTTTATATTGGTTTCTTCTCTTTAATTTCCAGGACTCTCTGTCCCCAATGTCCACGGAGCCCTTGCTCCTCTGGCCATTccatcagcagcagcagctgctgcaGCAGCTGGGCGAATTGCCATTCCTGGCCTCACCGGGGCAGGGAACTCAGTCTTGCTGGTTAGCAACTTGAACCCAGAGGTTAGTGGAGCTTTGTTATTATCCCCCTTTATTCCAGTCAACTCTTAACTTTCACTTTCTGGAAACTTTCAGAGAATGTTTCCCCTTATCTTAAATTTCATTCCCTTTAAGGAAGCAGCCAAACTAGAAAAGCCAGTAGGGGTTGGTCCTGCTCATCTGAGCAGTAATTTCTTTAGAAATGGGGTAGATCATACAACCCTGGTACATTTCATTTTCATGATTTCCAAATAAGGGAACCTGACCCTTATTCACCCTtattattctctttaattttccaACTGGTGATGGTTGGGTTCTCTCAGTTAAaagtactttttttgttttgttttgtcttttttttaattttaatttttttaaattaagagttaAGAGAGTCTGTTCTGCCTTCTACTCTCTATAAATGTCTATAAACCTTGCCAGCTTGGCTTTTGTGTACTCCTGCcatgtttttccccctctggCCATTTGctcacatttattttcctttccaaagaTTGCTTGAAGTTTTCTTATTCTCCCCCTTAACACcttgaaaattacatttaaattccATAATTTTACTTGAGTGGAAATATTTTTCACTGAAGGctatctttaaaaagcaaaatttaaataaaaccaaagaatGCAGTCTGACAACTTTATTTGGTGACTTTTCTGTCCAAATAAAACTTTTTGAATTGGATgtattaaaattttccattagtatgggggtggggagagtaGGGGAGAAGAGACCTGGATTTGATGGTAGTTGAAAGTATAGACTGCATATGaaagcaaaatgtatttttatgtcAGATTGAGATATTGCCTCAAAGAGCTTGGATGAGAGAGTAATGCTCAATATTTTAACACTTTTGATAGGCTTAACATTTAATCAGTATTTCAGACTATTCTTTTCATCTGTCTGACACTTTCTGTAAGGCATGAGATAGGGCAATTGCTCTCTAAAGGACACCCTCCCTTGACTTTGCCCTTTCCCACCTCCAATTGATTCTTTTCTAACTTGGATTAAGATTATCATGGCTTTGTGCACTCTCCATAGATGTAGGAGAAACAATTGGGATCACCAAGATTCCTTATTAAATGATTGAAATCTGTTCCTGGTCTCTTAAATTGTTTAGTGCTAGATTGGATTAAAAATTTTGGTCCATTCTGCTAATAGATTTCAAGCAACGACTTTTTTTGTGAAAGGAACCATTGACTATGTCatgcctttttatatttttgagttCTTTACTATCCATCCAGCTTATCTTTGAGCTAGAAACACGATACTTGTAGTGAAGCTATAAACTAACAGACTTGTCATTCATTGCTTGTATAATCAATGTTTTTAGAAACTTATCTTTGTAACCAGTTAGTAAGAGACAATGTTTGTGGAGTGAGTTTAATGATATAGGTGAACTTTGTGGGAACCTGCACtggaaaaaattagaatcagaaagaggGCCGGTTACCCCTTCTCCTACCTCCCCCTCTACTCTAACTCAAATTTTGGCTGATCATGGAATTGATTTTGCTTATCCAGTGACTTGTTTAAAACATTGAACTCTAGGGGAAACTAAAGGAAGAAGAGCAAGCTAATGCTTCATTAATCAAAGCTTGCATTGTGCAATTGGTGCATGCAAAATCTTATATGGTGCTGCTGTTTTAAAACGGTACAttctttcagaaggaaaaaataagcaaatgaagccagatttataggaaaaaaatgggCTTTGGGTCACTTTTATTGGGAAAAACAATTTGGCATTTTTGGAAGTCACTCTGCACCAATATTGTTTCTTGTCTTCTGTGTTATATCGAgtaaatatacttttctttatcATTGTGTTCCACTAGGAGAAATCTAATAACTTTCTGTAAAAGTATTGTATAGAGTATTCTATATCTTACTGATGGAACacttacatatttccttatgtatTTACTGACCTATGTTTTttgctactttttttcttttctccccttcccctttcccaattttttttccttcccttgatCCGGAATTTCTTTGCCAACTGACTGCACGGTACTTCTGCTTCCTGTTGTTgcttgaaacaaacaaaaaaccaaaacaaaacaaaacacacaataAAAATTCCCCTTCCAAAAAACCCTGCTCTTCGGAAACCAACCTGCCCTTCAATATTAACCATCTTGAAAACTTCATCATCCATCAACCAATTTCGCCATTTCCTGCGGGGACTGCCCTTCCTCGTGGTGGACGATTTGTGCAACCTCCGCTCTCCCCTTCGATTCCTTACCTTCTCCCCTGTCCCTCCGCTGCCTTGCTCTGCTGTCTCTAAAGAGAGTTACACCCCAATGCCTCTTTATTCTTTTCGGTATGTTATTATTCACACTTTTTattactttgttttcatttatttgagaTTACTTTTGATGCCTCAAATGTCCAGTTTGCAGTTTGCCATTTTGGAATGcataatttcattttgtattatcatagtttgccttttatatttatttttactgtgaTCCCTTAGATGTGCATGGTTTACTGCTTTGCAtgtctttaaaagaaatatattggtAGCATGCTAGATTGACAGTTCTTTAGCAATTAGGTTCACATTTTAATTTACTAAAATCCAGTATTTCATGTTTCTGCTATGTATAGGTTTCTTCAACTGGCAGAATAAGTAGTAAAGTTcattgaaataattgaaattcaCACTTCATTGTGAATGGGATTTTCTTTGGGgggcatttttttccctttttgggctTATTCATAGAAGTTATAATTAGGTTTTCCTAGTCTGCTAATCACCTAAGGATTCTTGTTTCCTGAATTTTTGAAAGGCGTTTATGGCGATGTACAGAGAGTGAAGATCTTATTCAACAAGAAAGAGAATGCCTTGGTTCAGATGGCAGATGGAAACCAAGCCCAGCTTGGTaagattgtttcattcattgtcCCTGTAATCTAGAAAACTTCAGAAGTAAATACTACTGTTTCCCCTATAAAGAGAAGGTTGAATTTTAGCCAAGGATGCATAACACGGACCTCATAATGTTTCATATTATTGTGAAGGGctttttcaaaaagattttgaaaagttCATGACTTCATAAATTGGATTTtggttatttaaattattaatctgTCACTTCTAGTGATTA of the Sarcophilus harrisii chromosome 1, mSarHar1.11, whole genome shotgun sequence genome contains:
- the PTBP1 gene encoding polypyrimidine tract-binding protein 1 isoform X3; amino-acid sequence: MSSNSASAANGNDSKKFKGDNRSTGVPSRVIHVRKLPGDVTEAEVISLGLPFGKVTNLLMLKGKNQAFLEMNTEEASNTMVSYYTTVTPVLRSQPIYIQFSNHKELKTDNSPNQARAQAALQAVNSVQSGNLALSASAAAADAGMAVAGQSPVLRIIVENLFYPVTLDVLHQIFSKFGTVLKIITFTKNNQFQALLQYSDPVSAQHAKLSLDGQNIYNACCTLRIDFSKLTSLNVKYNNDKSRDYTRPDLPSGDSQPSLDQTMAAAFGAPGIISASPYAGAGFPPTFAIPQAAGLSVPNVHGALAPLAIPSAAAAAAAAGRIAIPGLTGAGNSVLLVSNLNPERVTPQCLFILFGVYGDVQRVKILFNKKENALVQMADGNQAQLAMSHLNGQKLHGKPIRITLSKHQTVQLPREGQEDQGLTKDYGNSPLHRFKKPGSKNFQNIFPPSATLHLSNIPPSISEDDLKMLFSSNGGMVKGFKFFQKDRKMALIQMGSVEEAIQSLIDLHNHDLGENHHLRVSFSKSTI